In the Gossypium arboreum isolate Shixiya-1 chromosome 10, ASM2569848v2, whole genome shotgun sequence genome, one interval contains:
- the LOC108487175 gene encoding ESCRT-related protein CHMP1B, which yields MGNTEKLLNQIMDLKFTSKSLQRQAKKCEKEEKSEKLKVKKAIEKGNMDGARIYAENAIRKRTEQMNYLRLASRLDAVVARLDTQAKMTTINKSMGNIVKSLESSLATGNLQKMSETMDKFEKQFVNMEVQAEFMESAMAGSTSLSTPEGEVNSLMQQVADDYGLEVSVGLPQPAAHAVPTKTQEKVDEDDLSRRLAELKARG from the exons ATGGGCAATACGGAGAAGCTGTTGAACCAGATCATGGACCTCAAATTCACCTCCAAATCGCTGCAACGCCAGGCCAAGAAGTGCGAGAAGGAGGAGAAATCTGAGAAATTGAAGGTGAAGAAGGCGATCGAGAAAGGTAACATGGACGGTGCTCGGATCTACGCCGAGAACGCCATCCGTAAGCGCACTGAGCAGATGAACTACCTGCGTCTCGCTTCCCGACTCGATGCTGTAGTTGCCAGGCTCGATACTCAGGCTAAGATGACCACCATCAACAAGTCCATGGGAAATATCGTCAAGTCTCTCGAATCTTCCTTGGCCACCG GCAATTTGCAGAAAATGTCGGAGACAATGGATAAATTCGAGAAGCAGTTTGTGAATATGGAGGTCCAGGCAGAGTTTATGGAGAGTGCTATGGCTGGCTCTACTTCATTGTCCACACCAGAAGGTGAGGTCAACAGCTTGATGCAGCAAGTGGCTGATGATTATGGGTTGGAGGTCTCTGTTGGGTTGCCACAGCCCGCCGCTCATGCTGTGCCAACCAAGACACAGGAGAAGGTTGATGAGGACGATTTGTCAAGGCGCCTCGCCGAGCTTAAGGCTAGAGGTTAA
- the LOC108488707 gene encoding jacalin-related lectin 19 isoform X1 has protein sequence MDGGKEKSSSRKKMSVVVGPWGGNGGTAWDDGIYNGVREITLVYDRCIDSIRVVYDKNGKPVTAEKHGGVGGNKTAEIKLKFPEEFLISVTGYYCPVVYGGSPVIRSLTFKSNRRTFGPYGVEEGTPFAFSVEGARIAGFNGRSGWYVDSIGFRLCRVQSPKLFQKVQKGFQRLTSSVSKASA, from the exons ATG GATGGTGGCAAGGAGAAGTCAAGCAGTAGGAAAAAGATGAGTGTGGTGGTAGGACCATGGGGAGGCAATGGTGGAACTGCTTGGGATGATGGAATTTATAATGGGGTAAGAGAAATCACTCTTGTTTATGATCGTTGCATCGACTCCATCAGAGTGGTTTACGATAAGAACGGTAAGCCTGTAACGGCGGAGAAACACGGCGGTGTAGGAGGAAACAAGACAGCTGAG ATTAAACTAAAATTCCCAGAAGAATTCTTGATCAGTGTAACTGGTTATTACTGTCCTGTGGTTTATGGTGGTAGCCCTGTGATTCGATCACTGACGTTTAAGAGTAACCGAAGGACGTTTGGTCCGTATGGAGTTGAAGAAGGAACACCCTTCGCTTTCTCCGTAGAGGGAGCGCGAATCGCGGGGTTCAACGGGAGAAGTGGATGGTATGTTGATTCAATCGGATTTCGATTGTGTCGTGTTCAATCTCCTAAACTCTTTCAGAAGGTGCAGAAAGGATTTCAAAGGCTTACTAGTAGTGTCTCAAAAGCCTCTGCCTAG
- the LOC108488707 gene encoding jacalin-related lectin 19 isoform X2 codes for MSVVVGPWGGNGGTAWDDGIYNGVREITLVYDRCIDSIRVVYDKNGKPVTAEKHGGVGGNKTAEIKLKFPEEFLISVTGYYCPVVYGGSPVIRSLTFKSNRRTFGPYGVEEGTPFAFSVEGARIAGFNGRSGWYVDSIGFRLCRVQSPKLFQKVQKGFQRLTSSVSKASA; via the exons ATGAGTGTGGTGGTAGGACCATGGGGAGGCAATGGTGGAACTGCTTGGGATGATGGAATTTATAATGGGGTAAGAGAAATCACTCTTGTTTATGATCGTTGCATCGACTCCATCAGAGTGGTTTACGATAAGAACGGTAAGCCTGTAACGGCGGAGAAACACGGCGGTGTAGGAGGAAACAAGACAGCTGAG ATTAAACTAAAATTCCCAGAAGAATTCTTGATCAGTGTAACTGGTTATTACTGTCCTGTGGTTTATGGTGGTAGCCCTGTGATTCGATCACTGACGTTTAAGAGTAACCGAAGGACGTTTGGTCCGTATGGAGTTGAAGAAGGAACACCCTTCGCTTTCTCCGTAGAGGGAGCGCGAATCGCGGGGTTCAACGGGAGAAGTGGATGGTATGTTGATTCAATCGGATTTCGATTGTGTCGTGTTCAATCTCCTAAACTCTTTCAGAAGGTGCAGAAAGGATTTCAAAGGCTTACTAGTAGTGTCTCAAAAGCCTCTGCCTAG